In the Oncorhynchus keta strain PuntledgeMale-10-30-2019 chromosome 14, Oket_V2, whole genome shotgun sequence genome, one interval contains:
- the si:dkey-174n20.1 gene encoding retinol dehydrogenase 14 isoform X2 — MAMRGARVIIACRDVDKAEKAVREIKIRGHNVNVHHMELDLANMRSIQDFCKTFLQREKRLDILINNAAMPSVLDWTEDNFSMCFGVNHLGHFLLTNLLLGRLKDSAPSRVVTLTCSNYKYQKLDFQDLNYNLLPFFTYCRSKLANIYFSQELGRMMEGKGVTTYAVHPGYVQSSWTGHYSILFRMLVQVIMFMFFVPCEMGAQTVVYCAVSDEAAKHSGGYFTDCQPATLRPFARDAGVAKKLWEASERLVKLA; from the exons ATGGCGATGCGAGGTGCCCGTGTCATCATAGCTTGCCGTGATGTGGACAAGGCTGAGAAGGCGGTGAGGGAGATCAAGATCAGGGGTCACAACGTTAACGTCCATCACATGGAGTTGGATTTGGCCAATATGCGCTCCATACAAGACTTCTGTAAGACCTTccttcagagagagaagaggttggACATCCTCATCAACAACGCAG CCATGCCCAGCGTGCTGGACTGGACGGAGGACAACTTCAGCATGTGTTTCGGTGTGAACCACCTCGGCCACTTCCTGTTGACCAACCTACTGTTGGGCCGCCTGAAGGATTCGGCCCCCAGCCGCGTGGTCACGCTCACCTGCTCCAACTACAAGTACCAGAAGTTAGACTTCCAGGATCTCAACTATAACCTGCTGCCCTTCTTCACCTACTGCCGTAGCAAGCTGGCCAACATCTACTTCAGCCAGGAGCTGGGTAGAATGATGGAGGGCAAAGGAGTGACGACATACGCTGTGCACCCTG GCTATGTTCAGAGCAGTTGGACAGGTCACTACTCCATCCTGTTCCGTATGCTGGTGCAGGTGATCATGTTCATGTTTTTCGTGCCGTGTGAGATGGGCGCTCAGACCGTGGTCTACTGCGCCGTGTCGGACGAGGCTGCCAAGCACAGTGGGGGATACTTCACCGACTGCCAGCCCGCCACGCTGAGACCTTTCGCCAGAGACGCCGGTGTGGCCAAAAAACTGTGGGAGGCCAGCGAGAGGCTGGTCAAACTGGCCTGA
- the si:dkey-174n20.1 gene encoding retinol dehydrogenase 11 isoform X1, with the protein MWLTSSLTKMYILFTIITSLVCYLILRWMKMRRYCTDLKRLDGKTVVITGGNAGIGKETAVAMAMRGARVIIACRDVDKAEKAVREIKIRGHNVNVHHMELDLANMRSIQDFCKTFLQREKRLDILINNAAMPSVLDWTEDNFSMCFGVNHLGHFLLTNLLLGRLKDSAPSRVVTLTCSNYKYQKLDFQDLNYNLLPFFTYCRSKLANIYFSQELGRMMEGKGVTTYAVHPGYVQSSWTGHYSILFRMLVQVIMFMFFVPCEMGAQTVVYCAVSDEAAKHSGGYFTDCQPATLRPFARDAGVAKKLWEASERLVKLA; encoded by the exons ATGTGGCTAACCAGCTCGCttacaaaaatgtatattttattcACGATTATTACTTCATTAgtttgctatttgattttgagATGGATGAAAATGAGGAGGTATTGCACGGACTTAAAAAGACTGGATGGGAAAACAGTTGTCATTACTG GTGGCAATGCTGGCATCGGCAAAGAGACGGCGGTTGCCATGGCGATGCGAGGTGCCCGTGTCATCATAGCTTGCCGTGATGTGGACAAGGCTGAGAAGGCGGTGAGGGAGATCAAGATCAGGGGTCACAACGTTAACGTCCATCACATGGAGTTGGATTTGGCCAATATGCGCTCCATACAAGACTTCTGTAAGACCTTccttcagagagagaagaggttggACATCCTCATCAACAACGCAG CCATGCCCAGCGTGCTGGACTGGACGGAGGACAACTTCAGCATGTGTTTCGGTGTGAACCACCTCGGCCACTTCCTGTTGACCAACCTACTGTTGGGCCGCCTGAAGGATTCGGCCCCCAGCCGCGTGGTCACGCTCACCTGCTCCAACTACAAGTACCAGAAGTTAGACTTCCAGGATCTCAACTATAACCTGCTGCCCTTCTTCACCTACTGCCGTAGCAAGCTGGCCAACATCTACTTCAGCCAGGAGCTGGGTAGAATGATGGAGGGCAAAGGAGTGACGACATACGCTGTGCACCCTG GCTATGTTCAGAGCAGTTGGACAGGTCACTACTCCATCCTGTTCCGTATGCTGGTGCAGGTGATCATGTTCATGTTTTTCGTGCCGTGTGAGATGGGCGCTCAGACCGTGGTCTACTGCGCCGTGTCGGACGAGGCTGCCAAGCACAGTGGGGGATACTTCACCGACTGCCAGCCCGCCACGCTGAGACCTTTCGCCAGAGACGCCGGTGTGGCCAAAAAACTGTGGGAGGCCAGCGAGAGGCTGGTCAAACTGGCCTGA